A window of the Catharus ustulatus isolate bCatUst1 chromosome 23, bCatUst1.pri.v2, whole genome shotgun sequence genome harbors these coding sequences:
- the ATP5MC1 gene encoding ATP synthase F(0) complex subunit C1, mitochondrial isoform X1, whose protein sequence is MQAPLALLGSPALFRCCSRALARPVSVAVFSRPEAQTAQVSLAVPSPVQPLRPFHSTALSRDIDTAAKFIGAGAATVGVAGSGAGIGTVFGSLIIGYARNPSLKQQLFSYAILGFALSEAMGLFCLMVAFLILFAM, encoded by the exons ATGCAGGCTCCCCTGGCGCTGCTGGGCTCCCCGGCTCTG ttcCGCTGCTGCTCCCGGGCCCTGGCCAGGCCCGTGTCCGTGGCTGTGTTCAGCAGGCCTGAGGCTCAGACTGCACAG gtgtccctcgctgtccccagccccgtgcagcccCTCAGGCCGTTCCACAGCACGGCTCTGTCCCGGGACATCGACACGGCCGCCAAGTTCATCGGGGCCGGCGCCGCCACCGTGGGGGTGGCCGGGTCAGGGGCGGGGATCGGAACCGTGTTCGGGAGCCTGATCATCGGATATGCCAG gaACCCCtccctgaagcagcagctcttctcCTACGCCATCCTGGGCTTTGCCCTGTCCGAGGCCATGGGGCTCTTCTGCCTCATGGTGgccttcctcatcctcttcgCCATGTGA
- the ATP5MC1 gene encoding ATP synthase F(0) complex subunit C1, mitochondrial isoform X2 has product MQAPLALLGSPALFRCCSRALARPVSVAVFSRPEAQTAQVSLAVPSPVQPLRPFHSTALSRDIDTAAKFIGAGAATVGVAGSGAGIGTVFGSLIIGYARNPSLKQQLFSYSTLISFPVSFPICSLFPDFIPCSIP; this is encoded by the exons ATGCAGGCTCCCCTGGCGCTGCTGGGCTCCCCGGCTCTG ttcCGCTGCTGCTCCCGGGCCCTGGCCAGGCCCGTGTCCGTGGCTGTGTTCAGCAGGCCTGAGGCTCAGACTGCACAG gtgtccctcgctgtccccagccccgtgcagcccCTCAGGCCGTTCCACAGCACGGCTCTGTCCCGGGACATCGACACGGCCGCCAAGTTCATCGGGGCCGGCGCCGCCACCGTGGGGGTGGCCGGGTCAGGGGCGGGGATCGGAACCGTGTTCGGGAGCCTGATCATCGGATATGCCAG GAACCCCtccctgaagcagcagctcttctcCTACTCCACCCTGATTTCATTCCCTGTCTCATTCCCTATTTGTTCATTATTCCCTGATTTCATTCCCTGTTCCATTCCCtga